One region of Eupeodes corollae chromosome 1, idEupCoro1.1, whole genome shotgun sequence genomic DNA includes:
- the LOC129941359 gene encoding zinc finger protein 701-like, with the protein MIVNTALEHVPIKLENFNDDHEDHGYPNSKDCSSVWRTAASSSSKFTQDEEAAESSLVLASASCSDSSSAAIVIDNRTKTAENLELLEDVIESCGSVFIYSRRKLFLICGFCDSKYANMLQFAKHLNDCHKIFYENCVEMQNQNQFVHQTHPTDDSDSDAATTASSSLSASSGLIVKGGFQIRFLGESATAENEEESLPTPTDVLLRHVPIKVEDEQVLEDDENAMHDFENNIESCGNIFIMNRKKLFLICGFCEGRYGNMELFAAHLHECHKVFEEDDDGNQQSMMVAPQPLQEIKEEPQEVLVAVKRNSNTRESLLPMVAIPTVGNEDIIPTATVHMEEGVSSSIKPKRKRALLGPRSERDSSKDTDDLSGESFFSEQIPSREEEYFQRGTKGTNHCCRQCPKQFKKLSRMMDHVRIHTGEKPYKCLQCGKCFRIKLRLSEHLMRHRDIKAFKCEICGLPCATRQDYTLHKRHHTGDKRYSCKECGKAFVRSSDLKTHLRIHSDERPFKCEICNTTFRANQNLIMHRRMHEPDKPFKCDFCDKRFRRKIDRKVHHRTHTGEKAYKCEICNRGYSAKVHVRQHIEKRHMKAMQQPQDENNCQTKVEKPLKMNKMFKCSICTKAYSAKYTLLQHIKKVHNLEAVPTPTTIPQVTTPIKDDTSQQSTNITNLSPPEIAANPPLSESQTL; encoded by the coding sequence ATGATAGTAAACACTGCTTTGGAGCATGTGCCTATCAAACTAGAGAACTTCAATGACGACCACGAAGACCATGGGTATCCCAATTCCAAAGATTGTTCATCTGTTTGGAGGACGGCGGCGTCATCCTCATCAAAATTCACACAAGATGAAGAAGCTGCTGAATCTTCCTTGGTCTTAGCTTCAGCTTCCTGCTCTGACTCTAGCTCTGCCGCTATCGTCATCGACAACAGAACGAAAACGGCAGAAAATCTGGAACTACTCGAGGATGTTATCGAGAGCTGTGGCAGTGTGTTCATCTACAGTCGGCGCAAATTGTTCCTGATTTGTGGCTTCTGTGACAGTAAGTATGCGAATATGTTACAGTTTGCCAAACATCTAAATGACTGCCACAAGATTTTCTATGAGAATTGTGTGGAGATGCAAAATCAAAATCAGTTTGTTCATCAGACACACCCGACAGATGATAGTGACTCAGATGCGGCAACGACAgcgtcatcgtcgttgtcggcATCCTCGGGTCTAATTGTGAAGGGTGGGTTTCAAATTCGTTTTCTTGGGGAGAGTGCGACTGCGGAGAATGAAGAGGAATCCTTACCAACCCCAACGGATGTGTTGTTGCGACATGTACCCATAAAAGTTGAGGACGAGCAAGTTCTGGAAGACGATGAGAACGCTATGcatgattttgaaaacaacattgaGAGTTGTGGCAACATATTTATCATGAATCGCAAGAAGCTATTCCTGATTTGTGGCTTCTGTGAGGGCAGGTATGGCAATATGGAGCTCTTTGCTGCACATTTGCATGAGTGTCATAAGGTGTTCGAGGAAGACGACGATGGTAATCAGCAGAGTATGATGGTTGCTCCACAGCCTCTGCAAGAAATCAAAGAAGAACCTCAGGAAGTTCTTGTTGCTGTGAAGCGAAACTCAAACACAAGGGAAAGCCTACTGCCGATGGTTGCCATTCCGACTGTTGGCAATGAAGACATCATCCCTACTGCAACAGTTCATATGGAGGAAGGAGTTTCCTCCTCCATAAAGCCCAAGAGAAAAAGAGCACTTTTGGGACCACGGAGTGAACGTGACTCATCCAAAGACACCGATGATTTGTCGGGAGAGAGTTTTTTCTCCGAACAGATTCCAAGTAGGGAGGAGGAATACTTTCAGAGGGGCACCAAGGGTACGAACCACTGCTGTCGGCAGTGCCCCAAGCAGTTCAAGAAACTCTCCCGGATGATGGACCATGTCCGGATACACACAGGAGAGAAGCCCTACAAATGCCTCCAGTGTGGAAAGTGCTTCCGCATTAAGCTGCGTTTGAGTGAGCATCTAATGCGCCATCGAGATATAAAGGCTTTCAAATGCGAAATATGTGGATTGCCCTGTGCTACACGGCAGGACTACACGCTCCACAAACGTCATCACACCGGGGACAAGCGCTACAGTTGCAAGGAGTGCGGTAAGGCGTTTGTCCGCAGCAGCGATCTCAAGACTCATCTGCGCATCCATTCCGACGAGCGGCCGTTCAAGTGTGAAATCTGCAACACCACGTTCCGGGCCAATCAAAATCTAATCATGCACCGGAGGATGCATGAGCCTGATAAACCTTTCAAGTGTGACTTCTGTGACAAGAGATTCAGGAGGAAGATCGACAGGAAGGTCCATCATAGAACACACACTGGCGAGAAGGCGTACAAATGTGAGATCTGCAATCGAGGTTACTCGGCCAAGGTGCACGTTCGTCAGCATATCGAGAAGAGGCACATGAAAGCAATGCAACAGCCTCAGGATGAAAACAATTGCCAAACCAAAGTGGAGAAGCCTTTGAAGATGAATAAGATGTTTAAGTGTTCCATCTGCACAAAGGCCTACTCAGCCAAATACACACTGCTTCAACATATCAAAAAAGTTCATAACCTAGAAGCAGTACCTACACCAACAACAATACCACAAGTAACAACACCAATCAAAGATGATACCTCACAACAGTCAACAAACATTACCAATCTAAGTCCTCCTGAAATTGCAGCTAATCCACCTTTGAGTGAATCACAAACATTATAG